In Mycobacterium sp. JS623, one genomic interval encodes:
- a CDS encoding WhiB family transcriptional regulator — protein MSGTRPAARRTTPTMSAQSIVHGAEAEARIAWVSQARCRQADPDELFVRGAAQRKAAVICRHCPVILECGADALDNRVEFGVWGGMTERQRRALLKQHPEVVSWAEFFAAQRKHRSAV, from the coding sequence GTGTCAGGTACGAGGCCCGCAGCGCGGAGGACAACCCCGACCATGTCAGCACAGAGCATTGTCCACGGCGCGGAGGCCGAGGCCCGTATTGCCTGGGTATCCCAGGCTCGATGCCGCCAGGCTGATCCCGATGAGCTTTTCGTCCGCGGTGCCGCACAGCGCAAGGCCGCAGTCATCTGCCGACACTGCCCGGTGATCCTCGAATGCGGTGCCGATGCACTCGATAACCGCGTCGAATTCGGTGTCTGGGGCGGCATGACCGAACGGCAGCGCCGCGCCCTACTCAAGCAGCACCCCGAGGTCGTTTCCTGGGCTGAGTTCTTCGCTGCCCAGCGCAAGCACCGCAGCGCCGTCTAG
- the ponA2 gene encoding transglycosylase/D,D-transpeptidase PonA2, with protein sequence MPEQPPTRPPTVPVTVTVIKLAWCCLLASVVVAGLMFPVVGGFGLLSNRASDVVANGSAQLVEGEVPQVSTMVDAKGNVIAWLYSQRRFEVPSDQIANTMKLAIVSIEDKRFAEHNGVDWQGTLTGLSGYLTGNLDTRGGSTLEQQYVKNYQLLVIAQTDAEKRAAIETTPARKLREIRMALTLDKTFTKPEILTRYLNLVSFGNGSYGIQDAAQTYFGVNASELNWQQAALLAGMVQSTSTLNPYTNPDGALARRNLVLDTMIDNLPEHADELRAAKEQPLGVLPQPNELPRGCIAAGDRAFFCDYVLEYLARAGISKEQVAKGGYMIKTTLDPDVQTPVKSAIDSFAAPDLDGVASVMSVIKPGKQSHPVLAMASNRTYGLNTETGETMQPQPFSLVGDGAGSVFKIFTTAAALDMGMGINAQLDAPARFEAKGLGSGGAKGCPAATWCVQNDGNYRGQMSVTDALAQSPNTAFAKLISQIGVQRTVDMAVKLGMRSYALPGTARDYDPQSNESLADFVKRQNLGSFTLGPIEVNALELSNVAATLASGGTWCPPNPIDKVIDRTGKDVAVTTETCEQVVPEGLANTLANAMSKDDTGGTAAAAAGSAGWNLPMSGKTGTTEAHRSSAFVGFTPYYAAANYIYDDSTTPGDLCSFPLRQCGSGNLYGGNEPARTWFTAMKPIANNYGPVALPPTDPRYVDGAPGSKVPSVAGMNQDTARMRLKEAGFQVADQATPVNSSAPYGAVVGTSPAGQTVPGSIITIQISNGIPPPPPPPPPGAIPGMPGMPPEIGSTVVEIPGLPPITVPVLGPPPPAPPPP encoded by the coding sequence ATGCCGGAGCAGCCGCCGACCAGACCGCCTACTGTGCCCGTCACGGTTACGGTCATCAAGCTCGCCTGGTGCTGTCTTTTGGCAAGCGTGGTCGTCGCCGGGCTGATGTTTCCTGTGGTCGGTGGTTTCGGGTTGCTCTCCAACCGCGCCTCCGACGTCGTGGCCAATGGTTCCGCCCAGCTCGTCGAAGGTGAAGTGCCGCAGGTGTCGACGATGGTCGACGCAAAAGGCAACGTCATCGCGTGGCTCTACTCTCAGCGCCGGTTCGAGGTGCCCAGCGACCAGATCGCAAACACCATGAAGCTCGCGATCGTCTCGATCGAGGACAAGCGGTTTGCAGAACACAACGGTGTCGACTGGCAGGGCACGCTCACCGGGCTGTCGGGCTATCTGACCGGAAACCTGGACACCCGCGGCGGCTCGACGCTGGAACAGCAATATGTGAAGAACTACCAACTGCTGGTCATCGCGCAGACCGACGCCGAGAAGCGGGCCGCCATCGAGACAACTCCCGCCCGCAAGCTGCGCGAGATCCGGATGGCGCTGACGTTGGACAAGACGTTCACCAAGCCGGAGATCCTGACCCGCTACCTCAATCTGGTGTCGTTCGGTAACGGCTCATACGGCATCCAGGACGCAGCCCAGACGTATTTCGGCGTCAACGCCTCGGAACTGAACTGGCAGCAGGCCGCGCTACTTGCCGGCATGGTGCAGTCGACGAGCACGCTGAACCCGTACACCAACCCAGACGGTGCGCTGGCGCGTCGAAACCTGGTGCTGGACACCATGATCGACAATCTTCCCGAACACGCCGACGAGCTGCGCGCGGCCAAGGAGCAGCCGCTGGGGGTCCTGCCGCAGCCCAACGAGCTGCCCCGCGGCTGCATTGCCGCGGGCGATCGCGCGTTCTTCTGCGACTACGTACTCGAGTACCTCGCCCGCGCGGGCATCAGCAAGGAGCAGGTCGCCAAGGGCGGCTACATGATCAAGACCACGCTTGATCCCGACGTGCAGACCCCGGTGAAGTCGGCGATCGACAGCTTCGCGGCGCCTGACCTCGACGGGGTCGCCAGCGTGATGAGCGTGATCAAGCCGGGTAAACAGTCGCATCCGGTGCTGGCGATGGCCAGCAACCGCACCTACGGGCTGAACACCGAAACCGGGGAAACCATGCAGCCGCAGCCGTTTTCACTGGTTGGCGACGGCGCGGGCTCGGTGTTCAAGATCTTCACGACGGCCGCCGCGCTGGATATGGGCATGGGCATCAACGCGCAGCTCGACGCCCCGGCCCGGTTCGAGGCCAAGGGCCTGGGCTCCGGCGGCGCCAAGGGCTGCCCAGCTGCGACCTGGTGCGTGCAGAACGATGGGAATTACCGCGGTCAGATGAGCGTCACGGATGCTCTGGCTCAGTCGCCCAACACTGCGTTTGCGAAGCTGATCTCTCAAATCGGCGTGCAGCGCACCGTCGACATGGCGGTCAAGCTGGGCATGCGGTCCTACGCCTTGCCCGGGACGGCACGCGACTACGACCCGCAGAGCAACGAAAGCCTCGCCGATTTCGTCAAGCGCCAAAACCTCGGCTCGTTCACGCTGGGCCCGATCGAGGTCAACGCCCTCGAGCTGTCGAACGTCGCGGCGACACTGGCATCGGGTGGCACCTGGTGCCCACCCAACCCGATCGACAAAGTCATCGACCGCACCGGGAAGGACGTCGCCGTCACGACCGAAACGTGTGAGCAGGTGGTGCCCGAGGGGCTGGCCAACACGCTGGCCAACGCGATGAGCAAGGACGACACCGGCGGCACCGCCGCCGCGGCCGCCGGTTCAGCCGGGTGGAATCTGCCGATGTCGGGCAAGACCGGCACCACCGAGGCGCACCGGTCATCGGCCTTCGTCGGCTTCACGCCCTACTACGCGGCCGCGAACTACATCTACGACGACTCGACCACGCCAGGCGATCTGTGTTCGTTCCCGTTGCGGCAGTGCGGTTCTGGGAACCTGTACGGCGGCAACGAGCCGGCGCGCACCTGGTTCACCGCGATGAAGCCGATCGCCAACAACTACGGGCCCGTCGCATTGCCGCCCACTGACCCGCGCTATGTCGACGGCGCGCCGGGCTCCAAAGTGCCCAGCGTGGCAGGCATGAACCAGGACACCGCACGCATGCGGCTGAAGGAAGCGGGCTTCCAGGTCGCCGATCAGGCGACTCCGGTCAACAGCAGCGCGCCCTACGGCGCAGTCGTCGGGACCTCGCCGGCCGGGCAGACAGTGCCGGGCTCGATCATCACGATCCAGATTTCCAACGGCATCCCGCCGCCACCGCCTCCTCCGCCGCCTGGCGCGATTCCCGGCATGCCTGGCATGCCGCCGGAAATCGGCTCGACGGTCGTCGAGATCCCGGGTCTGCCGCCGATCACCGTTCCGGTGCTCGGACCACCGCCACCGGCGCCGCCCCCGCCGTGA
- a CDS encoding metallophosphoesterase yields the protein MPARSSILKNTAAVTFGSVVAGIGYASLIERNAFVVREVTMPVLSPGSSPLKVLHISDIHMRPKQRRKQAWLRDLARWEPDLVVNTGDNLAHPKAVPSVVQAMGDLLSAPGVFVFGSNDYFGPRPKNPANYLTKPTHRIHGEPLPWQDLRAAFTERGWLDMTHTKRELEVAGLRIAVAGVDDPHLSRDRYDTIAGPASPAADLRLGLTHSPEPRVLDRFAADGYQLVMAGHTHGGQLCLPFYGAIVTNCDLDRSRAKGASRWGAHTQLHVSAGIGTSPYYPVRFCCRPEATLLTLVAAPIGGRDAGTKAESHPSVSVQ from the coding sequence ATGCCCGCCCGTTCGTCGATCCTGAAGAACACTGCAGCCGTGACCTTCGGTTCGGTCGTAGCGGGGATCGGCTATGCGTCGCTGATCGAGCGCAACGCGTTCGTCGTGCGCGAGGTCACCATGCCGGTGCTGTCGCCGGGGTCGTCGCCGCTGAAGGTGCTGCACATCAGCGATATCCACATGCGGCCAAAGCAGCGGCGCAAGCAGGCCTGGTTGCGTGACCTGGCCCGCTGGGAGCCCGATCTGGTCGTCAACACCGGTGACAACCTGGCCCACCCGAAGGCGGTGCCCAGCGTCGTTCAGGCGATGGGCGATCTGCTCTCCGCGCCGGGTGTCTTCGTATTCGGCAGCAACGACTACTTCGGACCGCGGCCGAAGAACCCCGCGAATTACCTGACCAAGCCCACCCACCGCATCCACGGCGAGCCGCTGCCGTGGCAGGACCTGCGGGCGGCCTTCACCGAGCGTGGCTGGCTGGACATGACGCACACCAAGCGCGAGCTCGAGGTTGCCGGCCTGCGGATCGCCGTGGCCGGCGTCGACGATCCGCACCTGTCGCGGGATCGCTACGACACCATCGCAGGCCCGGCCAGCCCGGCCGCGGACCTGAGGCTTGGGCTGACCCACTCCCCCGAGCCGCGGGTGCTGGACCGCTTCGCCGCCGACGGCTACCAGCTGGTGATGGCCGGCCACACCCACGGCGGCCAGCTGTGCCTGCCGTTCTACGGCGCCATCGTCACCAATTGCGATCTCGACCGGTCGCGGGCGAAGGGCGCATCGCGGTGGGGCGCCCACACACAGCTGCACGTCTCGGCGGGCATCGGCACGTCGCCCTACTATCCGGTGCGGTTCTGCTGCAGGCCAGAGGCCACGCTGCTGACGCTGGTGGCGGCGCCGATCGGCGGTCGAGATGCAGGAACTAAGGCGGAGTCCCACCCGAGCGTTTCGGTGCAGTGA
- a CDS encoding PLP-dependent cysteine synthase family protein: MTEKAATAVRSQPRSWVDNAVRLIEADARRSADTHLLRYPLPAAWCDGCDIQLYLKDETTHITGSLKHRLARSLFLYGLCNGWIGEGTTVIEASSGSTAVSEAYFAALLGLPFIAVMTSSTSATKIALIESQGGRCHFVAEASQVYAEAERLAEETGGHYLDQFTNAERATDWRGNNNIAESIFEQMRDEAHPIPDWVVVGAGTGGTSATIGRYIRYRRYATRLCVVDPENSAFFPSYAQGRHDVVTGMSSRIEGIGRPRVEPSFLPDVVDRMVAVPDAASVAAARHVSAVLGRRVGPSTGTNLWGAFGLLAEMIAKGRNGSVVTLLADSGDRYADTYFCDEWLTSQGLDPSTSAEVLVEFERSGRWP; the protein is encoded by the coding sequence GTGACCGAAAAGGCCGCGACGGCCGTTCGAAGCCAGCCACGCTCGTGGGTGGACAACGCAGTTCGGCTGATCGAGGCTGACGCGCGGCGCAGCGCCGACACTCATCTGCTGCGGTATCCGTTGCCTGCGGCATGGTGCGACGGCTGCGACATTCAGCTCTACCTCAAGGACGAGACCACCCACATCACTGGCAGCCTCAAGCACCGGTTGGCGCGGTCGTTGTTTCTCTATGGGTTGTGCAACGGCTGGATCGGTGAAGGCACCACGGTCATCGAGGCATCATCGGGTTCGACGGCGGTTTCGGAGGCCTACTTCGCGGCGCTGCTGGGCCTGCCGTTCATCGCGGTGATGACGTCATCGACCAGTGCCACGAAGATCGCGCTGATCGAATCGCAAGGCGGCCGTTGCCATTTCGTCGCCGAGGCGTCGCAGGTGTACGCGGAGGCGGAACGGCTGGCCGAGGAAACCGGCGGCCACTACCTCGACCAGTTCACCAATGCCGAACGTGCAACCGACTGGCGCGGTAACAACAACATCGCCGAGTCGATCTTCGAACAGATGCGTGACGAGGCCCATCCGATACCGGACTGGGTGGTTGTCGGTGCGGGCACCGGCGGCACCAGCGCCACCATCGGCCGCTACATCCGGTATCGGCGCTACGCGACGCGGTTGTGCGTTGTGGACCCGGAGAACTCCGCGTTCTTCCCGTCTTATGCGCAGGGTCGTCACGATGTGGTGACCGGGATGTCGTCACGGATTGAGGGCATCGGCCGGCCGCGGGTTGAGCCGTCGTTTCTGCCCGACGTGGTGGACCGGATGGTGGCCGTACCCGACGCCGCGTCGGTCGCCGCGGCACGGCACGTCAGTGCGGTGCTTGGCCGACGGGTGGGTCCATCAACGGGGACGAATCTGTGGGGGGCATTCGGCCTGCTGGCCGAGATGATCGCGAAAGGGCGCAATGGCTCGGTGGTGACGCTGCTCGCCGACAGCGGCGACCGCTATGCGGACACCTACTTCTGCGATGAGTGGCTGACCAGCCAGGGACTCGATCCCTCGACATCGGCCGAGGTGCTGGTGGAATTCGAGCGGTCGGGCCGCTGGCCCTGA
- a CDS encoding DUF1254 domain-containing protein, translated as MTENSHGWIGTETVATRLGDFEFANSYPVGDAAQRLKNTLVFNRAVEAYLVQMPSVSDYCVWTGVASAGSGMPNQVVIWETLMDSVTLLLTGNTETVYALAAVDLMRDGPVVVEVPPTMLGTLGDLTQHTIVDIGVTGIDRGNGGKFLALPPDYDGEVPDGYFIAQSPSYGVVLGLRGFQVDAKPDEAVALMKQIRIYPLTASDNPPETMFVNGSGQEIVTVFDDTAKYFDDLAALIEREPSDLIAEHERFQLAAIGIEKGKPFEPDAARRKVLDDAARFASAVARANSFASDDEARLVYPDRRWEWAFIGDSATWDSQGYVNTDRRAGFAYIAIGMSPAMVDKHVGAGSQYLWTPRDASGAFLDGGSTYRLHIPANIPAKNFWSVVAYDADSRSLLRSDQRFPSVSTYTNAHLNADGSIDVHFGPHIPTYTESNWIQTVTGKGWFTLFRFYGPLEPFFDQTWKPGDIELVNGAPGNVDARG; from the coding sequence ATGACTGAGAACTCCCACGGCTGGATCGGCACGGAGACCGTCGCGACTAGGTTGGGTGACTTTGAGTTCGCCAACAGTTATCCCGTCGGGGACGCGGCTCAGCGCCTCAAAAACACTTTGGTTTTCAACCGGGCCGTAGAGGCATATCTGGTGCAGATGCCTTCGGTGTCGGACTACTGCGTCTGGACCGGGGTCGCCAGCGCCGGTTCGGGGATGCCGAACCAGGTCGTCATCTGGGAGACGTTAATGGACTCGGTCACCCTGCTGTTGACCGGTAACACCGAGACCGTGTACGCGCTGGCCGCCGTCGATCTTATGCGCGACGGGCCAGTCGTCGTGGAGGTGCCGCCAACAATGCTCGGCACCCTCGGCGACCTCACGCAGCACACCATCGTCGACATCGGCGTCACCGGCATCGACCGGGGTAACGGCGGCAAGTTTTTAGCGCTGCCGCCCGATTACGACGGAGAGGTTCCTGACGGCTACTTCATCGCCCAATCGCCGAGCTACGGCGTTGTGCTGGGCCTGCGCGGGTTCCAAGTCGACGCCAAGCCCGATGAGGCCGTAGCCCTGATGAAACAGATCAGAATCTATCCGCTGACGGCGTCGGACAACCCGCCGGAAACCATGTTCGTCAACGGCTCGGGCCAGGAAATCGTCACGGTATTCGACGACACCGCTAAGTATTTCGACGACCTGGCCGCACTGATCGAGCGTGAACCGTCCGACCTCATCGCCGAGCACGAACGTTTCCAACTAGCCGCCATTGGCATCGAGAAAGGTAAGCCATTCGAACCCGACGCCGCACGTCGGAAGGTGCTCGACGACGCCGCCCGGTTCGCGTCGGCGGTGGCCCGCGCCAACAGCTTTGCCTCCGACGACGAGGCGCGGCTGGTCTACCCCGATCGACGCTGGGAATGGGCGTTCATCGGCGACAGCGCCACCTGGGACTCCCAGGGGTACGTGAACACCGACAGGCGCGCCGGGTTCGCCTATATCGCGATCGGCATGTCCCCAGCCATGGTTGATAAACATGTCGGCGCGGGGTCGCAGTATCTATGGACCCCTCGGGACGCCAGCGGCGCATTCCTTGACGGTGGCAGCACCTACCGTCTGCACATCCCGGCCAATATCCCCGCCAAGAACTTCTGGTCAGTGGTGGCCTACGACGCAGACAGCAGATCCCTTCTTCGCAGTGACCAACGCTTCCCGTCGGTGAGCACCTACACCAACGCGCATTTAAACGCCGACGGCTCAATCGATGTGCACTTCGGCCCGCACATCCCGACATACACCGAGTCCAATTGGATTCAAACGGTGACCGGAAAGGGCTGGTTCACGCTCTTCCGCTTCTATGGGCCACTTGAGCCGTTCTTCGACCAGACCTGGAAACCGGGGGACATCGAACTCGTAAATGGCGCGCCCGGCAACGTCGACGCACGAGGATAA
- a CDS encoding DUF1214 domain-containing protein — protein sequence MEVTPVQLQERTLHRRAVEAVIWGMPAVNYDAMYQALVRDAHGGSNQIVYWSRLLDWRNQTLTPNPDTIYLMPFIDTTDGPIVLEIPPADEGSITGSIDDAWQCAIEDFGPAGVDAGAGGKYLILPPNYQGQIPDGYLGLPANTCATFALLRSNLTSGSDDDLARAVAYGKRVKLYPLGQADKPPPTTFIDAADVMFDATIPYDATFFDALNRRVQAEPWLTRDKAMINVLKTIGIQKGKTFNPDADTRATLSDAAQEAHDWLDMQYEAAFTPPFYDYAHWALPVSAELVEATTTGYANPDSYPVDERGIAYSIGFFSAKHLGSGQFYLMTIKDRNGDALDGAATYRLNVPANVPVHLYWSATAYDRATHTLIRDMPWASRSSNTPDLHTKADGSVDLNFGPKPLIDQQTNWVPTKPDEQFEVLFRFYGPGKPLLDKTWTLPDVAPA from the coding sequence GTGGAGGTCACACCTGTCCAATTGCAAGAGCGCACGCTTCATCGCCGCGCCGTCGAGGCCGTCATCTGGGGGATGCCGGCGGTGAACTATGACGCGATGTATCAAGCATTGGTGCGCGACGCCCACGGCGGGTCGAACCAGATCGTGTACTGGTCGCGGCTACTGGACTGGAGAAATCAGACCCTGACTCCCAACCCGGACACGATCTATCTAATGCCGTTTATCGACACCACCGACGGGCCGATCGTGCTCGAAATACCGCCAGCCGATGAAGGTTCGATCACCGGGTCTATTGACGATGCCTGGCAGTGCGCGATCGAGGATTTCGGCCCTGCCGGGGTCGATGCCGGCGCGGGCGGCAAGTACCTTATCCTGCCGCCGAACTACCAGGGCCAGATCCCTGACGGCTATCTCGGCCTGCCGGCGAACACCTGCGCCACCTTCGCTTTGCTGCGCTCCAACCTCACCAGCGGCAGCGACGACGACCTGGCTCGCGCCGTCGCCTACGGCAAGCGAGTCAAACTCTATCCGCTGGGACAGGCCGACAAGCCGCCGCCGACGACCTTCATCGACGCCGCCGACGTGATGTTCGACGCCACAATCCCCTATGACGCGACGTTCTTCGATGCCCTCAACCGCAGGGTGCAGGCCGAGCCGTGGCTCACCCGAGACAAAGCAATGATCAACGTGCTCAAGACAATCGGCATCCAGAAGGGCAAAACCTTCAACCCCGACGCCGACACACGCGCGACACTGTCCGACGCCGCCCAAGAAGCACACGACTGGCTCGATATGCAATACGAGGCCGCATTCACACCACCGTTCTACGACTACGCCCACTGGGCGCTGCCGGTGTCAGCAGAACTCGTCGAGGCCACCACGACGGGCTACGCCAACCCGGACTCCTATCCCGTCGACGAACGCGGAATCGCCTACTCCATCGGCTTCTTTAGTGCCAAGCACCTGGGAAGCGGCCAGTTCTACCTGATGACAATCAAAGACCGCAACGGTGACGCGCTTGATGGAGCAGCGACCTACCGGCTCAACGTCCCCGCCAACGTGCCCGTGCACTTGTACTGGTCAGCCACCGCCTATGACCGCGCCACCCACACGCTCATCCGAGACATGCCTTGGGCCAGCCGATCATCAAACACGCCCGATCTGCACACCAAGGCCGACGGCTCCGTCGACCTGAATTTCGGTCCAAAACCGCTCATCGACCAACAAACCAACTGGGTCCCCACCAAACCCGACGAACAATTCGAGGTCCTCTTCCGTTTCTACGGACCCGGTAAACCCTTGCTCGACAAGACGTGGACACTGCCCGATGTCGCACCCGCATGA
- a CDS encoding iron-containing redox enzyme family protein, producing the protein MTLPSTSVEPKLPRAVGPLSSAIIDTLARGRPALHARPIDVPLCEADPYGLDLQLALYVCYELHYRGFDGVNPRWEWNPGLLHVRGRLEDTFLSAVRQDVGEIPEDETAADAMDALSIEPVDGEGPSYYLRDTGTWDQMREYFVQRSLYHLKEADPHAFAIPRLIGQAKASFVAVEFDEYGGGRGPLVHQQLFADLMDAAGLDSTYLAYLDAVPADALASVNLMSLFGLHRELRGAAIGHFASTEITSSPGSRRLVDALERMGAPEPCISFYREHIVADAVHEQVVRTDVVGDLVAREPHLDHDVVFGIKARDVVEDRLAAHVMACWKSGRSSLR; encoded by the coding sequence GTGACTTTGCCGTCGACATCAGTCGAACCGAAACTGCCCCGCGCCGTCGGCCCTCTTTCCTCGGCCATCATCGACACTCTCGCGCGCGGCAGGCCGGCGCTTCACGCCCGTCCGATCGACGTTCCGCTTTGTGAGGCCGACCCGTACGGCCTCGATCTGCAGTTGGCCCTCTATGTCTGCTACGAACTGCACTACCGCGGCTTCGACGGAGTCAACCCTCGCTGGGAGTGGAATCCCGGACTGCTGCACGTCCGTGGCCGACTCGAGGACACGTTTCTGAGCGCGGTCCGCCAGGACGTCGGTGAGATCCCCGAAGATGAAACCGCCGCCGACGCGATGGACGCGTTGTCGATTGAACCGGTGGACGGCGAGGGTCCCTCGTATTACCTGCGTGACACCGGTACATGGGACCAGATGCGGGAGTACTTCGTGCAGCGCTCGCTGTATCACCTCAAGGAAGCCGATCCGCACGCGTTCGCGATCCCGCGCTTGATCGGCCAGGCCAAGGCGTCCTTCGTCGCAGTCGAATTCGACGAATACGGCGGTGGCCGTGGGCCTTTGGTGCATCAGCAGCTTTTCGCCGATTTGATGGACGCCGCTGGCCTGGACTCGACCTACCTCGCCTATCTCGACGCCGTCCCTGCCGATGCGCTGGCGTCGGTCAACCTGATGTCGCTGTTTGGTCTGCACCGCGAGCTGCGCGGCGCCGCCATCGGGCACTTCGCGTCGACGGAGATCACCTCGTCGCCTGGTTCCCGACGTCTCGTCGACGCGCTGGAGCGGATGGGCGCGCCGGAGCCGTGTATCAGTTTTTACCGCGAACACATCGTCGCCGATGCCGTCCACGAACAGGTGGTGCGCACCGATGTGGTCGGGGATCTCGTTGCGCGCGAACCACATCTGGACCACGACGTGGTTTTCGGCATCAAAGCGCGCGACGTGGTGGAAGACCGGCTCGCCGCACATGTGATGGCGTGCTGGAAGTCGGGCCGCTCATCGCTACGCTGA
- a CDS encoding CDGSH iron-sulfur domain-containing protein, translating to MSDDEARIVRVVPAGPVMVQGPVRIEMPDGSFVESDRFMVAICTCRRSKSFPLCDTSHRCRQRPERSERSA from the coding sequence ATGAGCGATGATGAGGCCCGCATCGTGCGGGTGGTGCCCGCAGGCCCAGTGATGGTACAGGGTCCGGTGCGGATCGAGATGCCCGACGGCAGCTTCGTGGAATCCGACCGGTTCATGGTCGCGATCTGTACATGCCGCCGTAGCAAGAGCTTTCCGCTGTGCGACACCAGCCACCGCTGCCGTCAGCGCCCGGAGCGGTCAGAGCGGTCAGCGTAG